From one Mus pahari unplaced genomic scaffold, PAHARI_EIJ_v1.1 scaffold_10659_1, whole genome shotgun sequence genomic stretch:
- the LOC110315634 gene encoding serine protease inhibitor A3F-like, with protein MIDELHLTKFSISTDYSLEHILPELGIRELFSTEADLSGITEIKDLSVFQVVHKAVLDVAETGTEAAAATGYKLHGCCLEIYSMIIYFNRPFLMVISDTNTHVVLLMAKVTNPERDENFPNGEGASSQELEIKPVCRSVCTCCLPCLTGQ; from the exons ATGATAGATGAGCTCCACCTGACCAAGTTCTCCATCTCCACTGACTACAGCCTGGAGCACATCCTTCCAGAGCTGGGCATCAGGGAACTCTTCTCCACAGAAGCTGACCTGTCTGGCATCACAGAAATCAAGGACCTGAGTGTCTTTCAG GTGGTCCACAAGGCTGTGCTGGATGTGGCTGAGACAGGCACAGAGGCAGCTGCTGCCACAGGATATAAACTTCATGGATGTTGTCTAGAAATCTACTCTATGATAATATATTTCAACAGGCCATTCCTGATGGTTATCTCTGACACAAATACTCATGTTGTCCTCCTCATGGCCAAAGTTACAAATCCAGAGAGAGATGAGAACTTCCCAAATGGGGAGGGTGCTTCTTCACAAGAGCTGGAAATTAAGCCTGTATGTAGGTCTGTCTGCACATGTTGTTTGCCATGCCTGACTGGACAGTGA